Proteins from a genomic interval of Pseudomonas asplenii:
- the tnpA gene encoding IS66-like element accessory protein TnpA produces MRQRSSYPKPFKAQVVQECLQPGATVSSVAISHGINANVIRKWMPLYRDQPAATSLPAFVPLKAAPKRPAEASVIIELPMAGQVITVKWPTSDPEGCAQFIRAVAQ; encoded by the coding sequence ATGCGCCAACGAAGCTCTTATCCGAAACCGTTCAAAGCCCAGGTCGTTCAGGAATGCCTGCAACCTGGGGCAACCGTGTCGAGTGTTGCCATCAGCCACGGCATCAATGCCAATGTCATCCGCAAATGGATGCCGCTCTATCGAGACCAGCCTGCAGCGACTTCACTACCGGCATTCGTTCCGCTAAAAGCCGCACCTAAACGGCCAGCCGAAGCGTCAGTGATCATCGAGTTGCCCATGGCCGGCCAAGTGATCACAGTGAAATGGCCAACCTCAGATCCCGAGGGCTGCGCGCAATTTATACGGGCTGTGGCCCAATGA
- the tnpB gene encoding IS66 family insertion sequence element accessory protein TnpB (TnpB, as the term is used for proteins encoded by IS66 family insertion elements, is considered an accessory protein, since TnpC, encoded by a neighboring gene, is a DDE family transposase.), with protein sequence MIRINAIWLATEPMDMRAGTETALARVIAVFGAAKPHCAYLFTNRRANRMKVLVHDGVGVWLAARRLNQGKFHWPGIRHGCEVELDSEQLQALVLGLPWQRVGAGGVISML encoded by the coding sequence ATGATCCGCATCAATGCGATCTGGCTGGCCACCGAGCCGATGGATATGCGCGCCGGTACCGAAACCGCATTAGCCCGGGTGATAGCGGTGTTCGGTGCGGCGAAGCCGCACTGCGCTTATCTGTTCACCAATCGCCGGGCTAACCGGATGAAGGTGCTGGTGCATGATGGTGTGGGCGTCTGGCTTGCCGCGCGGCGCCTGAATCAAGGCAAGTTTCACTGGCCCGGCATTCGCCACGGCTGCGAGGTCGAACTCGACAGCGAACAACTCCAGGCGTTGGTACTGGGTTTGCCGTGGCAGCGAGTCGGCGCGGGTGGCGTGATCAGCATGCTGTAA
- the tnpC gene encoding IS66 family transposase, translating to MTFSPNLDQMTPEQLRALAAQALQLQSQVEAMSRKIQNDETIIEQLTYEIALLKRHKFAKRSEQISPAQGSLLDDLLDTDLEAIEAELKQLLPASSQAEPRQSPKRAPLPPQFPRTVIRHEPENTQCACGCQLQRIGEDVSEKLDYTPGVFTVEQHVRGKWACRQCETLIQAPVPAQVIDKGIPTAGLLAHVMVAKFADHLPLYRQEKIFGRAGLAIARSTLAQWVGQTGVRLQPLVDALREAVLNQGVIHADETPVQMLAPGEKKTHRAYVWAYSTTPFSALKAVVYDFSPSRAGEHARNFLGDWNGKLVCDDFAGYKAGFEQGITEIGCMAHARRKFFDLHVANKSQLAEQALHSISGLYEVERQARDMSDEDRWRIRQEMAVPIFKKLHDWMLAQRDLVPNGSATAKALDYSLKRWVALTRYLDDGAVPIDNNQVENQIRPWALGRSNWLFAGSLRSGKRAAAIMSLIQSARMNGHDPYAYLKDVLARLPTQRASEIGQLLPHQWVPA from the coding sequence ATGACTTTCTCGCCCAACCTCGACCAGATGACCCCGGAACAGCTTCGTGCCTTGGCGGCACAGGCGTTGCAGTTGCAGTCCCAAGTCGAGGCGATGAGCAGAAAGATCCAGAACGATGAAACCATCATCGAGCAGCTCACTTACGAAATTGCCCTGCTCAAACGCCACAAGTTTGCCAAGCGCAGCGAGCAAATCAGTCCGGCGCAAGGCAGCTTGCTGGATGACCTGCTCGATACAGACCTTGAAGCTATCGAGGCAGAGCTGAAACAGCTCCTCCCAGCTTCGTCACAGGCCGAGCCACGGCAATCCCCCAAACGTGCGCCATTGCCACCGCAGTTTCCACGCACGGTGATTCGTCACGAACCGGAAAACACTCAGTGCGCTTGTGGCTGCCAACTTCAACGCATCGGCGAAGACGTTAGCGAGAAGCTGGATTACACGCCAGGCGTGTTTACCGTCGAGCAGCATGTACGTGGTAAATGGGCCTGCCGTCAGTGCGAAACACTGATCCAAGCGCCGGTGCCAGCGCAGGTTATCGACAAAGGTATCCCGACCGCAGGCTTGCTGGCCCACGTAATGGTGGCCAAGTTTGCCGATCACTTGCCGCTGTACCGGCAGGAGAAAATTTTTGGCCGCGCCGGGCTGGCAATCGCTCGCTCGACCTTGGCCCAGTGGGTCGGACAAACCGGTGTGCGGCTCCAGCCGCTTGTCGATGCACTGCGTGAAGCCGTGCTGAACCAAGGTGTGATTCACGCTGATGAAACACCGGTGCAAATGCTTGCGCCGGGTGAGAAGAAAACCCACCGAGCCTATGTCTGGGCCTACAGCACGACGCCGTTTTCGGCGCTCAAAGCTGTGGTTTACGATTTCAGCCCAAGCCGTGCAGGCGAACATGCGCGCAACTTCCTGGGCGACTGGAACGGCAAGTTGGTATGCGATGACTTCGCTGGCTACAAAGCAGGTTTTGAGCAAGGCATCACTGAAATCGGCTGCATGGCCCACGCCCGTCGCAAGTTTTTCGACCTGCATGTTGCGAACAAAAGTCAGTTGGCCGAACAAGCGCTGCACTCGATCAGCGGCTTGTACGAAGTCGAGCGCCAAGCGCGGGACATGAGTGATGAAGATCGTTGGCGAATACGTCAGGAAATGGCGGTACCGATCTTCAAAAAACTGCATGACTGGATGTTGGCCCAGCGCGACTTGGTGCCCAACGGATCAGCCACGGCCAAAGCCCTCGACTACAGCCTGAAACGCTGGGTAGCGCTGACGCGCTACCTGGACGATGGAGCTGTGCCGATCGATAACAATCAGGTCGAGAACCAGATACGGCCATGGGCACTCGGGCGCTCGAACTGGCTGTTTGCCGGGTCGCTGCGCAGTGGTAAACGGGCGGCTGCAATCATGAGCCTGATCCAGTCGGCACGCATGAATGGGCATGATCCGTATGCCTATCTCAAAGATGTGCTGGCGCGGCTGCCGACACAGCGGGCCAGTGAGATCGGGCAGTTGCTGCCGCATCAGTGGGTGCCTGCCTAA
- a CDS encoding 4-hydroxyphenylacetate 3-hydroxylase family protein, which produces MGIRSGKEFIAGLKENRRDVWVNGVQVSDVTTHPAFSGAVKQLAELYDTQHNPELQDKVTYVVPSTGQRAGMAFHPAQSVDDLTKRREAYRVWAETNFGLMGRSPDFMNVTLLAFWEARDTFAEGGQQYADNIERYYEYIRDKDLFLSHALITPQNDRSKQSSQMGNMHLRVVRESAEGIYVSGARMIATLGPVSDEMVMYNLPSFKAGDEDHALVFAVPTHIEGLRQICRDPYHVEGRTSFDHPLSTRFEENDSLLVFNNVFVPWERVFCYRNVELSNRLYATTGVRNHTAHQTNTRALVKMQFSVGLAMAVARAIKADQFLHVQQMLGECLGYIEQVKSALVRSEVEAQRTTRGTLQPNLAPLQAIRTMLPTAYPRVIEVLQTIGAGGFMLMPSAADFQAPEIADDLHAYYQGADGMPSLERVKLFKLAWDLAGEAFGQRLVQYERYYAGDPVRNLAMNYLSSKDPNPIRLVNQALQLAGNPEPVSYL; this is translated from the coding sequence ATGGGTATTCGTTCTGGTAAAGAGTTCATAGCTGGCCTTAAAGAAAATCGTCGCGACGTGTGGGTAAATGGGGTCCAAGTTAGTGATGTTACGACCCACCCTGCATTCAGCGGCGCAGTCAAGCAATTAGCCGAGCTTTACGACACGCAGCATAATCCCGAGCTTCAGGACAAGGTAACTTATGTTGTCCCATCCACCGGACAACGTGCAGGCATGGCATTTCACCCTGCGCAAAGTGTAGATGATCTGACTAAGCGTCGCGAAGCATACAGGGTGTGGGCTGAAACCAATTTTGGGCTAATGGGCCGCTCTCCTGATTTCATGAACGTTACTCTCTTGGCTTTCTGGGAGGCCCGCGATACGTTCGCTGAGGGTGGGCAGCAGTACGCGGACAACATCGAACGTTACTACGAATATATCCGTGACAAGGATCTATTCTTAAGTCATGCACTGATTACGCCGCAAAATGATCGTTCCAAGCAGTCTTCGCAAATGGGGAACATGCACCTTCGGGTTGTACGCGAAAGTGCCGAGGGTATCTACGTAAGCGGCGCCCGGATGATTGCCACGCTGGGGCCGGTATCAGACGAAATGGTTATGTACAACCTGCCATCCTTTAAAGCCGGTGACGAAGATCATGCCTTGGTATTTGCCGTGCCGACCCACATTGAAGGCCTTCGGCAAATCTGTCGCGACCCCTACCATGTCGAGGGGCGCACGAGCTTCGATCACCCGCTTTCAACGCGCTTTGAAGAAAACGATTCTCTGTTGGTATTCAACAATGTGTTTGTGCCTTGGGAGCGTGTTTTCTGCTACCGAAATGTTGAGCTCTCGAACCGTCTATACGCCACTACCGGCGTTCGTAATCACACGGCACATCAAACAAATACTCGTGCATTGGTTAAGATGCAGTTTTCCGTCGGGCTTGCCATGGCGGTAGCGCGCGCCATCAAGGCTGACCAATTCCTTCACGTACAACAGATGTTGGGCGAATGCCTTGGTTACATTGAGCAGGTAAAGAGTGCGTTAGTACGTTCAGAGGTTGAGGCTCAGCGGACGACTCGTGGAACACTACAGCCAAATCTCGCACCGCTTCAGGCCATTCGAACCATGCTGCCTACCGCTTACCCACGGGTGATTGAAGTGCTGCAAACGATCGGCGCAGGTGGATTCATGCTGATGCCGAGCGCTGCGGACTTCCAGGCGCCGGAAATTGCAGATGATCTGCATGCTTACTACCAGGGCGCTGATGGAATGCCATCTCTGGAGCGCGTGAAGCTGTTTAAATTGGCTTGGGATCTTGCAGGGGAGGCGTTTGGTCAGAGGCTTGTGCAGTATGAGCGTTATTACGCTGGGGACCCGGTACGAAACCTTGCAATGAACTATTTGAGCTCCAAGGATCCGAATCCTATTCGTCTGGTGAACCAAGCGTTGCAGTTGGCAGGCAATCCAGAGCCCGTCTCGTACCTGTAA
- a CDS encoding GntR family transcriptional regulator: MHTPNKKFAIYQEILQRLLTRRYRFGEKIFVKEIGESTGVSRQPIMTALNSLQERGFVQIIAQVGCQVVQPSPDEVADFYRMFANTEGLIASLAAERGTPLEVARLQELNEQIARINPAHSDASESYRNLNVDFHRLLHAMARSPIVSTRQMANFELSDFFIVQSCGFQAHLPDVTGEHDEIIAALSTRNDKQCKKAAMAHIDSVSRHVIEAMQRLHSEEMAATV, encoded by the coding sequence ATGCATACGCCAAACAAAAAATTCGCGATCTATCAAGAAATCTTGCAGCGCTTGCTAACCCGCCGCTATCGCTTCGGCGAGAAAATTTTCGTGAAGGAAATTGGCGAATCGACGGGAGTCAGTCGGCAGCCAATAATGACCGCACTGAACAGCCTGCAAGAGCGGGGATTTGTTCAAATCATTGCACAGGTTGGCTGCCAAGTGGTGCAACCGAGCCCAGATGAGGTTGCTGATTTCTATCGAATGTTCGCCAATACCGAAGGCCTGATCGCAAGCCTTGCAGCAGAGCGCGGAACGCCTCTGGAGGTCGCAAGGCTTCAAGAGTTGAATGAGCAAATCGCACGGATCAACCCAGCCCACAGTGACGCCTCGGAGAGCTATAGAAACCTGAACGTTGACTTCCACCGGCTTCTCCATGCGATGGCACGGTCACCTATCGTGTCGACACGGCAGATGGCCAATTTCGAACTGTCAGACTTTTTCATCGTTCAAAGTTGTGGCTTTCAGGCGCACCTGCCTGACGTAACCGGCGAACATGACGAGATAATCGCAGCGCTGAGCACCCGCAACGACAAACAGTGTAAAAAGGCGGCGATGGCGCACATTGACAGCGTATCAAGGCATGTTATCGAGGCAATGCAGCGCCTGCACAGCGAGGAGATGGCTGCCACGGTTTGA
- a CDS encoding SphA family protein, which translates to MKAYAFLCVSVAATCAANLAMATERGDTTWPLGVQTVVPALMPSPGETEFYSYTVYYHAGNYKDNSGRSSVPGFNLENYIQAIRLVHTWDYQTESGVRFTSGIIGTGGHVNIKAGGASDSKTGMRQTYISPLNVLYSPAPNLHLLAGVSVFKPLGGYDKNDLANTTPNYTTYISEFALTWFPHPDWEVSLAPTYSFNERNKDTDYRSGNVFNVDYLLGYRFPSMPKLQFGLAGYYTKQMSDDNVSGDNLPGGNRLRKVGVGPQLFYSFNQNTGVVLKWLHETNVKNGPQGDSVWLEAAFPL; encoded by the coding sequence ATGAAAGCGTATGCATTTTTGTGCGTATCTGTGGCTGCTACCTGCGCAGCGAATTTAGCCATGGCAACGGAACGGGGTGATACAACCTGGCCGTTGGGTGTGCAAACCGTTGTACCCGCTTTGATGCCGAGCCCAGGAGAAACCGAGTTCTATAGTTATACTGTTTATTATCATGCTGGAAATTACAAAGATAACTCCGGGCGCTCCAGCGTTCCAGGGTTCAATTTGGAAAATTATATTCAGGCGATACGTCTCGTTCATACCTGGGATTATCAAACTGAATCAGGTGTTCGATTCACAAGCGGAATTATTGGTACTGGGGGACACGTAAATATAAAGGCCGGAGGAGCGTCCGATTCTAAAACGGGAATGCGGCAGACCTATATCAGTCCTTTGAACGTGCTTTACTCTCCGGCCCCTAATCTTCATCTGCTCGCCGGCGTCAGTGTCTTTAAACCCTTGGGAGGCTATGATAAGAATGATTTGGCCAACACTACGCCAAATTACACAACTTATATTTCAGAGTTTGCGCTGACTTGGTTCCCGCATCCGGACTGGGAAGTTTCTCTGGCGCCCACTTATTCATTCAATGAGCGAAACAAGGATACAGACTACCGCTCCGGCAACGTGTTTAATGTCGACTACTTATTGGGGTACCGCTTTCCCTCTATGCCAAAACTTCAGTTTGGTTTGGCTGGGTACTATACTAAGCAGATGTCGGATGACAATGTCAGCGGCGACAACTTACCTGGGGGCAATCGGCTGAGAAAGGTGGGTGTGGGCCCTCAGCTGTTTTACTCATTCAACCAGAACACCGGTGTGGTGCTCAAATGGCTGCATGAGACCAATGTGAAAAATGGTCCTCAGGGTGACTCGGTCTGGCTTGAAGCTGCGTTTCCACTATAA
- a CDS encoding cupin domain-containing protein yields MTIRRLVVGTVDGRSVVLNDGPVPRSHDYEHVPGFSTALVWGTTTSEQLSSGRDETISVSSSFVPGPGETRLEIVTFPPDSIFAHPDFSHQAAFAEQQKHLTGMVDHFDPERPGMHSTPTVDYGVVLEGTIWLELDDGVTVKLEKHNVIIQQGNIHAWRNQGDVPATLAFVLVGTNKQ; encoded by the coding sequence ATGACAATTAGGCGTTTAGTGGTAGGAACGGTCGATGGCCGTTCGGTTGTTCTGAATGATGGACCGGTACCACGTTCTCACGACTACGAACATGTACCTGGTTTTTCTACCGCCTTGGTTTGGGGTACGACAACATCAGAGCAACTTTCTAGTGGTAGAGATGAAACAATCTCGGTGAGCAGTTCGTTTGTTCCTGGGCCTGGGGAAACGAGACTTGAAATCGTCACCTTTCCTCCGGACTCGATTTTTGCTCATCCGGATTTCAGTCATCAGGCTGCTTTTGCCGAGCAACAAAAGCATCTGACAGGGATGGTGGATCATTTTGATCCCGAACGACCAGGAATGCACTCGACCCCGACAGTTGATTATGGCGTCGTGCTTGAAGGTACCATTTGGCTTGAGCTCGACGATGGCGTCACAGTGAAGCTAGAAAAGCATAACGTCATCATTCAACAAGGGAATATTCACGCCTGGAGAAACCAAGGTGATGTTCCTGCTACGTTAGCGTTTGTCTTGGTAGGTACCAATAAGCAATAA
- a CDS encoding alcohol dehydrogenase catalytic domain-containing protein, translated as MGKMQAARLHNVGPTFVIDEIDIPAIGPTDVLVHVKACNVVPNLRNVIERYPEWFPYLPLPKLPAIYGLDASGVVKAVGSQVHSVKPGDRVYVNPGRSCGSCHACLRGQHLNCTAFTFQGYFGFGAGSQRVFEDYPYGGFCEFMTAPVNGLVKLPESISFEQGCRFGYLGTAYSALRKANVGSGQTVLINGASGTLGVGAVMLALAMGATKVLGMARNRELLERVRQLDPSRVHVLSLGERPVDEWVREHTQGLGADVFIDAVGPGAPHQITVGGIKSLRRGGRMVDIGGMSEDLPVPMFQLMCYQISIIGSLWFTVAEGQDMAEMAAAGTLDLTKFDQEVFPLSEVNDALDALENRKGGFTNVVVTPGH; from the coding sequence ATGGGCAAAATGCAAGCAGCTCGACTTCACAATGTCGGCCCGACCTTTGTGATCGACGAAATCGACATTCCTGCCATTGGGCCAACGGACGTGTTGGTGCACGTTAAAGCCTGCAACGTTGTCCCTAACCTGCGTAACGTTATCGAGCGTTATCCTGAGTGGTTCCCCTATCTTCCCCTGCCTAAATTGCCAGCCATCTATGGCTTAGATGCCTCCGGGGTAGTCAAGGCAGTAGGTAGCCAAGTGCATTCGGTTAAGCCGGGCGATCGTGTATACGTCAACCCAGGCCGAAGCTGCGGGTCTTGCCACGCGTGCTTGCGAGGTCAGCACCTCAACTGCACCGCATTCACCTTCCAAGGATATTTTGGCTTCGGTGCTGGCTCGCAACGAGTGTTTGAAGATTACCCTTATGGTGGCTTCTGCGAGTTCATGACGGCGCCTGTCAACGGGCTCGTGAAGCTCCCGGAATCCATCAGTTTCGAACAAGGCTGTCGTTTCGGTTATCTCGGCACTGCCTACTCTGCATTGCGCAAAGCGAATGTAGGTTCTGGGCAGACAGTATTGATCAATGGCGCTTCGGGAACGTTGGGGGTTGGAGCTGTGATGCTCGCGCTCGCTATGGGAGCAACGAAAGTGCTCGGCATGGCCCGTAACCGCGAACTGCTCGAAAGAGTCCGCCAGTTGGATCCGTCTCGCGTGCACGTACTTTCTCTCGGAGAACGGCCTGTTGATGAATGGGTTCGCGAGCATACCCAAGGCCTGGGCGCCGACGTTTTCATCGATGCAGTCGGCCCCGGAGCTCCCCATCAAATCACCGTCGGCGGGATCAAATCGCTTCGTAGGGGAGGGCGTATGGTCGACATTGGGGGCATGTCTGAAGACTTGCCCGTGCCAATGTTCCAGCTGATGTGCTACCAGATCAGCATCATCGGTTCGCTATGGTTCACGGTTGCAGAAGGTCAGGACATGGCGGAGATGGCGGCTGCCGGTACGCTCGATTTGACAAAATTTGATCAAGAGGTTTTCCCGCTATCTGAAGTGAATGACGCTCTGGACGCCTTGGAAAACCGTAAAGGTGGTTTCACGAACGTTGTTGTAACGCCAGGCCATTAA
- a CDS encoding glutamine synthetase family protein produces MQFADKREAVDYLAAHPEVLSIELFLIDANGVPRGKLLHRDELLAIYENGRPLPSSILALTVQGEDVDETGLVWDVADADCWTYPLPGSLTLQPWRTQPTGQVQVSMHPTQGLPAAPADPRHLLVNAVERLKADGFHPVMAVELEFYLLDQKRDVNGRPQPATQTNGVRPVAPQVYGVHELEQVQPFLDDLYAACALQGLPVRTAISEYAPGQLELTLEHRFDALQAIDEGVRYKRLVKGVANKHGLQACFMAKPFSDQAGSGLHLHVSLADEQGNNLYASEDPQGTPLLRHSIGGMMATLFDSLAIFCPHANSYRRFQTGSYAPLAKSWGVNNRTVSFRVPGGPAISRHIEHRICGADANPYLAAAALLAGIHHGITQQSDPGAAIVGNGYEQATDFLPTDWLTALQALERSTWAREALGAEFLKVYLAIKWREFRTFNAEVGEQDWRWYLTHA; encoded by the coding sequence ATGCAATTTGCTGATAAAAGAGAGGCCGTGGATTATCTGGCCGCCCACCCTGAAGTCCTGAGTATCGAGTTGTTCCTGATCGACGCCAATGGTGTTCCGCGGGGCAAACTGTTACATCGCGACGAGCTACTGGCGATCTACGAAAATGGTCGGCCGCTGCCAAGCTCCATTCTCGCTCTGACCGTTCAGGGTGAGGACGTGGACGAGACCGGCCTGGTCTGGGATGTCGCTGACGCTGATTGCTGGACCTATCCCTTGCCGGGGAGCCTGACCCTGCAACCCTGGCGCACCCAACCCACCGGCCAGGTGCAAGTGAGCATGCACCCGACCCAGGGGCTTCCCGCCGCGCCCGCCGACCCGCGCCATCTGCTGGTGAACGCCGTCGAGCGGCTCAAAGCTGATGGATTCCATCCGGTCATGGCCGTTGAGTTGGAGTTTTACCTGCTGGACCAGAAGCGCGACGTCAATGGTCGCCCGCAGCCTGCGACGCAAACCAATGGCGTACGCCCTGTTGCCCCGCAGGTTTACGGCGTCCACGAACTGGAGCAGGTTCAACCGTTTCTTGATGACCTCTATGCTGCCTGCGCGCTGCAAGGGCTGCCGGTACGCACGGCGATCTCCGAGTACGCGCCGGGCCAGCTCGAGTTGACGCTGGAGCATCGTTTCGACGCACTCCAGGCCATCGATGAAGGCGTACGTTACAAACGCCTGGTCAAAGGTGTGGCCAACAAACACGGACTGCAAGCGTGTTTCATGGCCAAGCCATTCAGCGATCAGGCCGGTAGCGGTCTGCATCTGCACGTCAGCCTCGCCGACGAGCAGGGTAATAACCTGTATGCGAGCGAAGACCCACAGGGCACGCCGCTGTTGCGTCACTCCATCGGCGGGATGATGGCAACCTTGTTCGACTCGCTGGCGATATTTTGCCCCCATGCCAACTCATATCGCAGGTTCCAGACTGGCAGTTACGCGCCGCTGGCCAAAAGTTGGGGCGTCAACAACCGTACGGTGTCGTTCCGCGTGCCCGGCGGCCCCGCGATAAGTCGGCACATCGAACACCGCATTTGCGGTGCCGACGCCAACCCCTATCTCGCCGCTGCCGCCTTACTGGCGGGCATTCACCACGGCATCACTCAGCAAAGCGATCCTGGCGCAGCGATTGTGGGCAATGGCTATGAACAGGCGACCGATTTTCTACCTACTGACTGGCTGACAGCGTTGCAGGCGCTGGAACGTTCGACCTGGGCACGCGAGGCGCTGGGCGCCGAATTCCTCAAGGTGTACCTGGCGATCAAGTGGCGCGAGTTCCGTACATTCAATGCCGAAGTCGGGGAACAGGACTGGCGCTGGTACCTCACTCACGCATGA
- a CDS encoding aspartate aminotransferase family protein, producing MSKSGISESAIAAFTASERARFIENNPTSIGLAKRAKANLFNGVPMHWMSDWSMPSPLFVQRAKGARFTDVDGHEYIDFCLGDTGTMFGHSPDPVARAIAEQANNGLTTMLPGEDAVVCGELLAERFGLPYWQVTATATDANRYVLRWARAITKRNVLLVFDGCYHGTVDDVMVRYRDGKTVPRAGLVGQAYDLTQYSRSIPFNDVDALETALAQGDVCALMCEPAMTNIGMVLPDPGFLQKCRELTLKYGSLLVIDETHTISTGLGGCTRQWDLKPDFFVVGKPIAGGIPCAVFGVTEQVALAMRDAQKTVSEESSGHGHSGMGTTLSANSLAMRCMRVSLEEVMTESAYQHMLPLASGLAQGLRYLFKHHQLNWSVTELGARCEFQFCATSPRTGAQAEAAFHDSLQMALHLYLINRGILITPFHNMTLCCPQTSHADVDRLIGELDSALTTLLALPGARVIPSGLDV from the coding sequence ATGTCGAAAAGTGGAATTAGTGAATCAGCGATTGCTGCTTTTACCGCCTCCGAGCGTGCTCGTTTTATAGAAAACAACCCAACGTCAATAGGGCTCGCCAAACGCGCCAAGGCGAATCTGTTCAACGGTGTGCCCATGCACTGGATGAGCGATTGGTCCATGCCTTCGCCACTCTTCGTCCAGCGTGCCAAAGGGGCGCGCTTCACCGATGTTGACGGTCATGAGTATATAGATTTTTGCCTGGGCGACACCGGCACGATGTTTGGTCATTCACCTGATCCTGTTGCTCGTGCAATAGCCGAGCAGGCGAATAATGGCTTGACCACGATGCTGCCTGGCGAAGACGCGGTGGTCTGCGGTGAGTTGCTGGCTGAGCGATTCGGGCTGCCTTACTGGCAGGTGACCGCCACTGCGACAGACGCCAACCGTTATGTGTTGCGCTGGGCGCGCGCGATTACCAAACGCAACGTCTTGCTGGTGTTCGACGGCTGCTATCACGGCACCGTGGATGACGTCATGGTGCGCTATCGCGACGGTAAAACAGTGCCCCGTGCAGGTCTTGTGGGCCAGGCCTACGACTTGACTCAATACAGTCGATCGATCCCGTTCAACGATGTGGACGCACTGGAGACTGCTTTAGCCCAAGGCGATGTGTGCGCGCTGATGTGCGAGCCGGCGATGACGAACATAGGCATGGTCCTGCCCGATCCGGGGTTCCTGCAGAAGTGCCGAGAGTTGACCCTCAAATACGGCAGCCTGCTGGTCATTGATGAGACCCATACCATTTCCACTGGCCTGGGTGGATGCACCCGCCAATGGGATTTGAAACCCGACTTTTTCGTGGTGGGTAAACCCATCGCGGGAGGCATACCTTGCGCGGTGTTTGGCGTGACCGAGCAGGTTGCCCTGGCCATGCGCGATGCGCAGAAAACTGTCAGTGAAGAGAGTAGCGGGCATGGCCACAGCGGTATGGGAACCACGCTGTCGGCCAACTCGCTGGCGATGCGTTGCATGCGAGTCAGCCTCGAAGAGGTCATGACAGAGTCCGCCTACCAACATATGTTGCCTCTTGCCTCGGGATTGGCTCAGGGACTTCGGTACTTGTTCAAGCATCACCAACTGAACTGGTCCGTCACAGAGTTGGGGGCTCGCTGTGAGTTTCAATTCTGTGCTACCTCGCCCAGAACCGGTGCGCAAGCCGAGGCGGCTTTTCATGACAGCCTTCAAATGGCGCTGCACCTGTACTTGATCAATCGCGGCATCCTGATCACGCCTTTTCACAACATGACCTTGTGCTGTCCGCAAACAAGCCATGCGGATGTCGACAGGCTGATCGGTGAGTTGGATAGCGCACTGACCACGCTGCTTGCGCTGCCTGGTGCCAGGGTCATCCCTTCAGGACTGGACGTCTGA
- a CDS encoding SDR family NAD(P)-dependent oxidoreductase: MQFRGHVALVSGAGSEAGIGMAIARRLGASGVKLIITASSARILDRVKELRAEGFDVEGRPADLTDESQVREFGLWAESVWGRVDILVNNAGMAMQGSPEVFSELATMELHEWNLSLARNLTTAFLLTRAVLPGMKARGYGRIVNISSTTGTRCSNPGEAAYSAAKAAMVGMNMGLALEVAKQGITVNSVAPGWITTGSTTPAETEAGRFTPIGRAGSPREVAAAVAFLASPDASYITGEVLVVDGGNCLVENKSPHA; encoded by the coding sequence ATGCAATTTAGAGGGCATGTTGCACTCGTCAGCGGTGCCGGAAGTGAAGCCGGGATCGGAATGGCCATCGCTCGCAGGCTAGGTGCATCCGGAGTGAAGTTGATCATCACTGCGAGCAGCGCTCGTATTCTGGATCGGGTGAAAGAGCTGCGCGCTGAAGGGTTCGACGTTGAAGGCCGACCCGCTGACCTCACTGATGAAAGTCAGGTGCGTGAATTCGGCCTATGGGCAGAGTCAGTCTGGGGGCGGGTCGATATTCTGGTGAATAACGCCGGTATGGCCATGCAAGGAAGCCCTGAGGTTTTCTCGGAATTGGCAACAATGGAACTGCATGAGTGGAATCTTTCACTGGCCAGAAATTTAACTACAGCTTTTCTTCTGACCCGCGCTGTTTTGCCTGGCATGAAGGCGAGAGGTTATGGGCGCATTGTCAATATCAGTTCCACCACGGGCACCCGGTGCAGCAATCCTGGTGAAGCCGCTTATAGCGCCGCCAAGGCCGCGATGGTGGGTATGAACATGGGGCTCGCACTTGAAGTCGCCAAACAGGGAATTACCGTAAACAGCGTGGCTCCGGGATGGATCACCACCGGCTCCACCACGCCGGCCGAAACAGAGGCGGGGCGTTTTACCCCGATTGGGCGAGCAGGCAGCCCCCGCGAAGTGGCGGCGGCGGTTGCATTTCTGGCGTCGCCTGACGCCAGTTACATCACCGGTGAAGTCCTGGTGGTGGATGGCGGGAATTGTCTGGTCGAGAACAAATCCCCTCACGCCTGA